The following nucleotide sequence is from Cellvibrio sp. PSBB006.
CCGTAAAACGCGAAAATAACTGGCGAATATTACCCGGCGGTATCTTGGCGAAGAGCGGCGCTTGTAAGAGGTAAGACATCCAGTCATTGTCGTCTTCGGACACTGTGGACGGATCTTCACCGCTTTCACTCCAGGCCATCACCAGATCGAGAAAATCCCGCTCAACACAGAGCAGTTTCACCGGCGACTTGGTCATGGCGGAAACTTGCGTGGGCGAACTGCCGCTGAGTGGCAATCGGCGCGAATCACTTCTGGGATCTACCGAGGTAATAACAAATTGGGCATCAATCAGATCAACATGTCCTTCGATCAGGTAAAAGGCTTCTTCCAGTTCCTTACCCCGTTTAAACACCATGGTGCCTTTGGGGAATTCGCGCACGCTGGCTTTCTCGGTCACCTTGTCCAGATACTCCGGGTTCAAGGTATCAAACGGCGTAAAAACGCGCAGGATGTCGTGACTAATCGTATTGGTCATGGATCAGGACTACTCTTGTTGTGCAATTTCTCTCACGGACGTGGACCCGCCGACACGGGTGTGTGGGTTGGTAATTATAGTCACTGCGCTGTTTCAGGGGGGAGTTTTCTTGTCAACACTTGGGAGTGGTTCACAGGATAAATGGCTGACAAACGCGACAAAAGGCGTAAGAAATGGCGCAATGACTAGCCTCGCGCCATCTTGCTTCGCAGACATCAAGAATTGTTAATGAAACAGACCGGGTGCCCTGGTGTATTGGTAGAGGCCCGTTAATACGCGGTAAAGGTACCAGGCATCAAGACTACCCGCCAGTTCGCGGACCGAATGCATGCCGAAAGTCGGAACACCGACGTCCAGAGTTTTGACGCCGACTTCTGCCGCTGTCAACGGACCGATGGTGCTACCGCATTCCATATCCGTGCGCGATACAAAGCTCTGCACCGGCACCTGGGCCTGCTCACACAAAAAGCGGAATATTGCACTTGTCTCGCTGTTGGTCGCGTAGCGTTGATTGGCGTTGACCTTGATTACCGGTCCATGATTCAGCAAAGGGCCGTGGTTTTCATCATGACGGTCACTGAAGTTGGGATGGATGCCGTGGGCATTATCCGCTGAGACCATCAAGGAGCGATCCAGGACGCGCACCCGAGTATCCACATCCACTATCAATCGCTCCAGAAACTGTTGCAACATCGGTCCCCGCGCCCCACAGGTTGAGGTGCTGCCGATCTCTTCGTGGTCGGTACAGATCAACAGACTGCTTACGTCTGGGTCGCCGTGAAGTAATGCCTGCAAGCCGATATAACAACTCAGCAAGTTGTCCAGCCGGGCGCTGGCAAGAAAATCCTGTTGTAAACCTATCAATGCGGGCGCTTGTGTATCGTATAGACTGATTTCGTAATCCAACACCTGCGTTGCCGTCAGCTGCGGATATTCGCGCTGTATGTGGGCCAACAGCAGGGTGCGAAAATCCGGCGTTTGGGTGTCCTTCTCACGTAATTGGAGTAGCAGCGGCACAATATCTTTTTGTGCGTTGATACTGCGATTGCGATTTACTTCGCGATCCAGATGAATCGCCAGACTGGGAATGGTCGCCACGGGCTCAACATAATTAATCAACACGCTACGAATAGTGTGGGATTGATCGCGGTAGGTAACCCGCCCTGCCAGCGATAAATCGCGATCAAACCAGGGCGCTAATAGCGCACCACCATATACTTCCACACCCAATTGAAAATAACCGCGACGATTTAATTCAGGTTGCGGTTTCACCTTCAAGCAAGGGCTATCGGTGTGCGCGCCCACCATACGAATGCCGGTTTCCAGCAGCGGTTGTTTACCGTAGACAAAGGCAATAAGGGAAGAATCGTTGCGCGTCACCACATAACGTTGGCCACTTTCCAACTGCCATGCATCACCTTCATTGAGCGCAATAAAACCGGCTTGTTGCAGTTGCTGGGCCATCCAGGCAGTTGCATGGAAAGGCGTGGGAGATACTTGCAAAAACGCCAACAGCCCTTGATTGAATTGATTTTGGTTATGCATTGTCATGATCACTACACCTACTTTTTCGTCTGATCGCCGTGGTAGTTATTCGGTACGAATTCGTTGCCGCTTTTGCCAGGATACTTCATCACGCAGATAGACCGGTTGCGCGTCCATGGCAGATACAGATTCGCCACGCGCTAACAGCTCATCAGCCATCAGCGCCATATCTGCTGCATCGGGATAGGCCGACATGTCAAGCACAAGGGGTGAGAGTTGTTGCAAATCCTCATAATGCCAGCCAGGCCCCAAACCAGTCATTTGATGGCAAGAAAGCTTGACTTGATCCTGACGTAAAACATTGGCTGGAGGCATCACGAATTCGGCGGTAAGCGCGGTCGGTAAACGGCTATGCGGATTAAACTGAAACAATCCCCAATAGACTTCGTTCATGCGTGCATCAAGTGCGACCAATACAGGATTCTGGTGCGTCTTAGCGTCACCCGCCACAGCACGATAGTATCCGGCAGCCATAGCGGCCAGTGTCGATACGGGGATAACCGGTACTTGCAAACCAAACGCCAATCCCTGCACAACACCGAGACATATACGCAGTCCGGTAAAAGATCCCGGGCCACGTCCGAAGGCTATCGCATCCAATTCACGCTTATCGCAACCGGCTTGATGCAGGACTTCATCGACCATGGGCAAGAGGCGCTGGGTGTGACTTTTGGCTGCCATTTCAAACAGCCCGGTCACAACACCATCACATATCAGTGCAACTGAACAAGCATCCGATGATGAATCAAGAGCAAGAATTTTCTTCATAGAACAGCATCGCCAACTCATGAGCAAGGGCCGTTATTTTGCCAGATTTTTGTCCCATGAAGTTTATACAGGCAGAAAAAATCCCCTGCAGCCAAGCTACAGAGGATTTTTGCGGGCAGATGACCCAATATTTCAGGGTCTGAACATGATCAGAACCGTAAGCACGAAAAGTTACTTCGTTAATCACTACTTCGGCAAAACTACGTCATAAAAAGCTACATTATAAAAAAGCTATTTGGCTTTGGCCGGCCGACCTGCTTTTCTCGCCCGCCCCGCTTTTTTTGCGGCTGGTTTTCTCGCCGGCGCTTTTTTTACTGGCGTTTTCTTTGCCGCGGTCTTTCTAACTGTAGTCTTTTTAACAGCCGGTTTACGGGCTGCAGCTTTTTTCCTCGTGGTCCGCTTGGGCGCTGTAGCTGCCTTGGTTTTTACCGCCATCTTGCGTTCCACTTTGGCGACCTTGGCTTTTGCCTTTTTAGCAGCAGCTTTAGTGCGGGCAGCTAGCTTCTTATTAGCCGCTCTCACTTTTTTCGCATTGGCCGCAGCGCGCGCTTTTTTCCATTTTGCCTCAAACGCTTTTACCGCTTTCGCCAGATCTGCATCAGCTTTGGCGGCTAATTTGTCTTGCATTGCGGCTATTTTGGCTTTTGCAGCCTCTTCTACTGCTTTCGCGGCACTCAATGTCTTGGTTTTTGCCAATGTACTACGGGCATCTGCCAATTTTGCGCGTGTCACTTTTGTTGAGCCAGATAATTTGGCCAATGCCGCTGCAGCAGATTTTGCGGATCGTTTATCAGCAGCTGTGCCAGATTTTTTGGCTTTGTTTTTCGCGGTGACGGAAGCCTTTCTTGCTGCAGCAACTGCTTTTGCTTGAGCTTGAACATCTTTTTGCAAGCTTGTAACCAGGGTTTGGGCTTTCATTACCGCTGGATCAACTGCTTTTGGAGCGGTGCGCTTAGGGGTGGATTTTGCGGAAGTGGTTTTTCTTGCTGATTTCGACACAGATTTTTTAATGACTCTTCTCGCCATGTTGATCTCTCCAAGTTTGTAAAAAGTTGTTTTTACAGCACTAGCAACATGAACGATAGCATATATTTTGATCTTTTTTAGTTTTTACCTGATTTTATTACCTAATTCACATAAAAAAATGAAAAAAATTAACGCAACAGAAAAATTTTCCAAGAGAAAGAAAATCTTTAAGGCATTCACTCTACGAAATATTGGTGCTCGCTTACAAAGTAGCGATCTTCATTTGCTATGCAGCAAAAATGCGACAAATTTTACTTGCGGGCTCTCTCAACATGAGAATATTACGGAAGGCAGAAACAAAACAGGCTCCCGCAGGAGCCTGTTGTTAAGCAGAAAATGAAAAATCAGGGAATTAATACAGAAAATAATTGTTCTCTTATTGAATCTACACTGCCCACACCGGAAATACGCGTATATTTCGGCGCGCTAGTATTCCCTTCATCAGCCAGGCTTTGATAAAAGCCCACCAGAGGTTTGGTTTGTTGGTGATAAACCTGCAAACGTTTACGCACGGTATCTTCCTGATCATCCGGGCGCTGCACCAAGGGCTCGCCAGTTACATCATCCAGGCCTTCACGTTTGGGGGCATTGTGAATCACATGATAAACACGGCCCGAAGCTTCATGAACGCGGCGACCGCTGAGTCGCTCTACAATTTCTTCATCGGGCACATCAATTTCAATGACGTAATCAATATTCACACCTGCATCCAGCAGTGCTTCTGCCTGGGGTATCGTGCGGGGGAAACCATCAAATAAAAACCCATTGGCACAATCACTGGAGCTGATGCGTTCTTTTACCAGCGCAATAATCAGATCATCGGAAACCAGTCCGCCTGCTGCCATAATATCTTTCGCTTGTAATCCGAGTGATGTGCCAGCTTTTACCGCAGCACGCAACATATCTCCGGTAGAGATTTGCGGGATGCCGAACTTCTCCATGATCAGCTTCGCTTGTGTCCCCTTACCCGCGCCCGGCGCACCCAAAAGTATGATTCTCATTACGGATTGCTCCTTAGTATTATGGTCATGCCCGTCGCTCGACTGTCGGCCGGTTCGTCGGCAAACAACTGCAAAAAGGGGCAAACAAAAAAGGCGTTACGATACACGCCCGGCCGGGCAATCACAATATGCCCTGTGACTTCGGTCTCACTCTGAAGTTAAACCTTTGATTTAAATAGATTTTGTTATTTTGACCGGCATCTGGACAACGAGCGCTGTCCAACAGTAAAACGGGCAAGTTTGAGCTATAACTTATAAGAAGCATCAATCAGCGAGATGCTTTTGCAGTTTCACCATACATGAGGTTGTTATTTATGAAAGTCAGCGGACTGGTTCATCAATGGAATCAAACAGCAAGCGGCAAACTAACACCTAATACCTATACGGTGCGCCTCCCGGTTGAAGATGCAGCCAAACTGGCAGCGCTGAGCGAGATGTACCCCAAACGCACACTTGAACAATTGATTACTGATCTTTTATCCGCAGCACTCAGTGACCTGGAAGGTGCCATGCCCTATGTAAAGGGTTCGCGCGTCATCAGTGAAGATGAAATGGGAGATCCTATATATGAAGATTTGGGGCCAACACCTAAATTCCTGGAACTCACCCATAAACACATGACGAGGATTCAGGAAGTTTCCTGATCCGATTCAGCAGGCACTCGATTATCGGGGCCGATATTCTGCAGCCTGTCTTGAGGGGCAGGCTGAACCTGCTCTTTACCTCTTCATTTACCTATCCCTTTTATTTCCCATTCCATGATTTGCTTATCCCGGCACTGAAAATCCCGGTACCGTACCGCGTTTTTTTATCACCGAGCAAATGATAGTGCTATAGCAATTGATCATCGCTAGCACTTGGTCCTACAATAATGATGTTTTAACTAATACCCCAAGAATTTTAGGTGAGAGAACTACATAATCCACAAATAATAGGATAATACTAAATGAAAAACTCTGTGGAACTTGATGAATTTGACCGTAAGATCCTTCGTGCTCTTCAAGAGAACGCGGATTACTCCATGGCCGATCTGGGCAACCTGATTGGTCTTTCCCATACGCCCTGTTGGCGACGACTGAAGCGATTGGAGTCAGAAGGCGTCATTCGCGGAAAGGTCACCTTGCTTGATGCAAGCATGCTGGATTTGAATGTGACCGTGCATGCCCAGGTCACACTCAAGGATCGAACGGAATCTGCGTTTGCAGCATTTGAGGCGGGTCTTATGCCGGTAACCGAAATCACTGAATGCCACGCTACCAGCGGCGATCAGGATTATCTTCTGCAAATTGTGGTTGAAAGCGTTGGGCATTATGAGAGCTTGCTGAAGAAAACCTTGCTGCATTTACCCCATGTCGGCTCCATTCATTCGACGTTTGCATTGCGGCAGGTAAAGTATTCAACGCAACTGCCACTGTAGAAATAGGATGACAATCGCTTAAAAATCAGGGCACACCTGTGCCCTGATCCCATCCGTTTATTATCGCAATTGATATGCGCGACCTGGATTCTCAACACGGAAAGTTTCAATAGCCCCGCGCTCCTGCAATGTGACATACAGGGTTTTGCCATCCTCACCACCAAATGCCACATTGGTAGGTTTCTGACCTTTCAGCTGAATCTCCCGTAATAACTTTCCTGTCGGCGAGACTACCGCTACAACACCCGCACCATAACGCGCAATATACAAATTGCCCTCACTGTCGCAGCGCATTCCATCCAGTCCGTGATCAGCAAATTCAATCAACAGTCGTTTATTGGTCACGCCTCCGTCAGGCAGGAGATCGTAAACCCACACTTTGCGTTGAACACTTTCATTAACGTAAAGATGCTTTTCATCGGTACTGACTTCAACACCGTTGGTGGTGCCCATATTGGCCTCCAACAAGCTGGTCGTGCCATCCTGATCAATGCGCCAGAGTTGACCGGAATTATCTGCCCATTTAGGGTCGCTGGCATACAGCCTACCTGTTGCGCTAATGGCAATGTCATTAGGCTGATTCATCGCAGCATTGTGGGCAAACACAGAAACTGCACGCGTGTTCATATCGATTCGCAACACATTGTGGCCAACATAGTCAGCAACATACATATTGCCGGATCGGTCAAAGCGTATACCATTACCAGTGCTACCCTTCGGCAGCTCAACAAACAGTTCCGCCTGTCCTGATCCATCATCATTCACCGTCACGCGACCAATAGTGCCCTCTCGCGCAAAATTTACCGCGTATAGATGACCATCCGGCCCAATTGCCGGGCCTTCAATGCCTTGCGTAAAGACACCATCCCCCACGTAATCCCGAGCCACATATAAAGCCGTGTGCGGGGATACCGATGACGGTTCAATTTTTGCCGTTTCACATGCCGTAGCCATGACCGACGCTACTGCAATAACCATTGCCCTGGAATATTTTCTTGTCACAGGTTTTACCCCTTATTGGAAGTTTTAATAAACAGCGATGTAAAGCGTAAAGGAGGATAAATCAAAGCGAAGGGAGAAAACAGATGTGGTAGAGGGAAAGGAAAACAAGAAAAGTGAAGTTAAGTAAGTTTCCGGGAGTTTGATACTCCCGTTTCAGTTGAATATTTCACGCATCCATCTCGGCAAAGGCTTCGGCCTCTTCGTAGATAATTTCTTGCAGGATTTGACCCTGCGTTTTGTCTCCACAGGAAATCGTTATGTTCGCAAACTGTTGATACAACGCGCGGCGCTCTTCAAACAGCTCAAGAAAGCTTTGACCAGGTCGCCGCGCAATACCGCGAGTATCAAAATTGTGGATGCGCTGTTGCAGTATGTCCAGCGGTACATCCAGGAAAATCACCGGACCAAAGCTATTAAGGTGTTTCATCCCCGCCTCGCTGTAGACGGCACTGCCACCCGTAGCGATGATGTGGTTGGAGCACTTCACCGACAAGAGAATTTCTTCTTCGATATCACGCAAGTGCTGATAGCCATGTTGGTGCAAAATATCCTGCAACGTCTTTTCTTCGCGCAACTGAATCAAAATATCGGTATCGATAAAATTTTTGGCTAACTCTTTGGCCAGCAAAAGTCCAATGGTGCTTTTGCCCGCGCCCGGCATGCCAATCAAAATCAAATTCGTACTGAAGACGTTCACCGTAACTCCTGATCATTAACCCGCATTCGCTAAACACGGAAATTCCCCAGCAACTGCCGCAAACTGGAAGACAACTGATTAAGCCGCTGACTGGCGTTGGCCGTCTTGGTGGCATCTTCCGATGTGGTCATGGCAAGTTGGTTAATCTCCACCAGATTTTTATCAATCTCTGCTGTTACTGTGCTTTGTTCTTCTGCTGCCGTCGCAATCTGAATTGCCATATTGGTAATATTCTGCACCGCGGAACCGATACCAGCCAGAGATTCCCCAGCCTCGCTGGCAGACCCCACGGCCTCGTTGGTCATCGCCGTACTGGCATTCATCGCCTCTACCGCACGCTGCACACCACTCTGCAATTGGCTCAACATGCCCTGGATATCTTCTGTGGACTTTTGCGTGCGGCTGGCCAGTGTTCGCACTTCATCCGCCACCACGGCAAAACCCCTGCCCTGTTCTCCGGCGCGCGCTGCCTCAATGGCGGCGTTAAGCGCAAGCAAATTAGTTT
It contains:
- a CDS encoding M18 family aminopeptidase — translated: MTMHNQNQFNQGLLAFLQVSPTPFHATAWMAQQLQQAGFIALNEGDAWQLESGQRYVVTRNDSSLIAFVYGKQPLLETGIRMVGAHTDSPCLKVKPQPELNRRGYFQLGVEVYGGALLAPWFDRDLSLAGRVTYRDQSHTIRSVLINYVEPVATIPSLAIHLDREVNRNRSINAQKDIVPLLLQLREKDTQTPDFRTLLLAHIQREYPQLTATQVLDYEISLYDTQAPALIGLQQDFLASARLDNLLSCYIGLQALLHGDPDVSSLLICTDHEEIGSTSTCGARGPMLQQFLERLIVDVDTRVRVLDRSLMVSADNAHGIHPNFSDRHDENHGPLLNHGPVIKVNANQRYATNSETSAIFRFLCEQAQVPVQSFVSRTDMECGSTIGPLTAAEVGVKTLDVGVPTFGMHSVRELAGSLDAWYLYRVLTGLYQYTRAPGLFH
- the tsaB gene encoding tRNA (adenosine(37)-N6)-threonylcarbamoyltransferase complex dimerization subunit type 1 TsaB, translating into MKKILALDSSSDACSVALICDGVVTGLFEMAAKSHTQRLLPMVDEVLHQAGCDKRELDAIAFGRGPGSFTGLRICLGVVQGLAFGLQVPVIPVSTLAAMAAGYYRAVAGDAKTHQNPVLVALDARMNEVYWGLFQFNPHSRLPTALTAEFVMPPANVLRQDQVKLSCHQMTGLGPGWHYEDLQQLSPLVLDMSAYPDAADMALMADELLARGESVSAMDAQPVYLRDEVSWQKRQRIRTE
- the adk gene encoding adenylate kinase; this encodes MRIILLGAPGAGKGTQAKLIMEKFGIPQISTGDMLRAAVKAGTSLGLQAKDIMAAGGLVSDDLIIALVKERISSSDCANGFLFDGFPRTIPQAEALLDAGVNIDYVIEIDVPDEEIVERLSGRRVHEASGRVYHVIHNAPKREGLDDVTGEPLVQRPDDQEDTVRKRLQVYHQQTKPLVGFYQSLADEGNTSAPKYTRISGVGSVDSIREQLFSVLIP
- a CDS encoding type 1 pili tip component, with the translated sequence MKVSGLVHQWNQTASGKLTPNTYTVRLPVEDAAKLAALSEMYPKRTLEQLITDLLSAALSDLEGAMPYVKGSRVISEDEMGDPIYEDLGPTPKFLELTHKHMTRIQEVS
- a CDS encoding Lrp/AsnC family transcriptional regulator encodes the protein MKNSVELDEFDRKILRALQENADYSMADLGNLIGLSHTPCWRRLKRLESEGVIRGKVTLLDASMLDLNVTVHAQVTLKDRTESAFAAFEAGLMPVTEITECHATSGDQDYLLQIVVESVGHYESLLKKTLLHLPHVGSIHSTFALRQVKYSTQLPL
- a CDS encoding SMP-30/gluconolactonase/LRE family protein; its protein translation is MTRKYSRAMVIAVASVMATACETAKIEPSSVSPHTALYVARDYVGDGVFTQGIEGPAIGPDGHLYAVNFAREGTIGRVTVNDDGSGQAELFVELPKGSTGNGIRFDRSGNMYVADYVGHNVLRIDMNTRAVSVFAHNAAMNQPNDIAISATGRLYASDPKWADNSGQLWRIDQDGTTSLLEANMGTTNGVEVSTDEKHLYVNESVQRKVWVYDLLPDGGVTNKRLLIEFADHGLDGMRCDSEGNLYIARYGAGVVAVVSPTGKLLREIQLKGQKPTNVAFGGEDGKTLYVTLQERGAIETFRVENPGRAYQLR
- a CDS encoding shikimate kinase, with the translated sequence MPGAGKSTIGLLLAKELAKNFIDTDILIQLREEKTLQDILHQHGYQHLRDIEEEILLSVKCSNHIIATGGSAVYSEAGMKHLNSFGPVIFLDVPLDILQQRIHNFDTRGIARRPGQSFLELFEERRALYQQFANITISCGDKTQGQILQEIIYEEAEAFAEMDA